The following coding sequences lie in one Verrucomicrobiia bacterium genomic window:
- a CDS encoding DEAD/DEAH box helicase, whose protein sequence is MPFKQLGLSDEIVQGVQAAGYVQPTPIQLRAIPVILAGKDLIGAAQTGTGKTAAFALPILTLLKTHGKCRCLVLEPTRELAAQVESAFHEYGRFTNMKTAVIFGGVGYGNQKQELQRGVDIVVATPGRLLDLLGQGSLHLNDVNLLVLDEVDRMLDMGFLPDVRKIIDRCPRQRQTLLFSATVPPEIGQLAAWVLRNPEKIEIGASRSPAETVTHACYPVATSQKFQLLSALLQRTNFDSVLIFSRTKHGADKIATRLRSERHSVAALHSNRTQRERVEALEGFKSGKYEVMVATDIAARGLDVEGVTHVINYDVPQHPEDYVHRIGRTGRAQKVGDAFTLVTIEELEYLRAIERFIGQKIPQLKLENFDYVLTPLFEGKQISGDRRSVRAVRTMKGYSFSPSRKRR, encoded by the coding sequence ATGCCTTTCAAACAACTTGGACTTTCTGATGAAATCGTGCAGGGCGTGCAGGCCGCGGGTTACGTGCAACCGACACCGATCCAACTTCGCGCCATTCCGGTCATCCTGGCGGGCAAAGATCTTATCGGCGCGGCGCAAACCGGCACTGGTAAAACCGCCGCATTTGCCCTGCCGATCCTGACGCTGCTCAAAACGCACGGCAAATGCCGTTGCCTCGTGCTCGAACCGACGCGCGAATTGGCCGCACAGGTCGAGAGCGCCTTTCACGAGTACGGCCGCTTCACCAATATGAAAACGGCGGTCATCTTCGGCGGGGTCGGTTACGGCAACCAGAAACAGGAATTGCAGCGCGGTGTGGACATAGTGGTTGCGACACCGGGGCGGCTGCTGGATTTATTGGGGCAGGGCTCGCTGCATTTGAATGACGTGAATTTGTTGGTGCTCGACGAGGTGGATCGCATGCTCGACATGGGTTTCCTGCCCGACGTGCGGAAGATTATCGACCGTTGTCCGAGACAACGGCAAACGCTGCTGTTCTCAGCGACCGTTCCGCCGGAGATCGGACAGCTCGCGGCATGGGTGCTGCGCAATCCCGAGAAGATCGAGATCGGTGCGAGCCGTTCGCCCGCCGAAACGGTCACGCATGCCTGTTATCCGGTGGCGACCAGCCAGAAGTTTCAACTACTCTCCGCGCTGTTGCAGCGCACGAATTTCGACAGCGTGCTGATTTTCTCGCGCACCAAGCACGGCGCCGACAAGATCGCGACGCGGTTGCGGTCCGAACGGCACTCGGTGGCGGCGTTACATTCGAACCGCACACAGCGCGAACGCGTCGAGGCGCTCGAAGGATTCAAGTCCGGCAAGTACGAGGTCATGGTGGCGACCGATATCGCCGCGCGCGGGCTCGACGTCGAAGGCGTCACGCACGTGATCAATTACGACGTGCCGCAGCATCCCGAGGATTATGTGCATCGTATTGGCCGCACGGGTCGCGCCCAGAAGGTGGGCGATGCGTTCACGCTCGTGACCATCGAGGAACTCGAATACCTCCGCGCCATCGAACGTTTCATCGGCCAGAAAATCCCGCAACTCAAGCTGGAAAACTTTGACTACGTCCTGACCCCGCTTTTCGAGGGAAAGCAAATCTCAGGAGACCGCCGCAGCGTCCGCGCCGTCCGCACGATGAAAGGCTATTCCTTCAGCCCGAGCCGGAAACGGCGTTAG
- a CDS encoding ATP-binding protein: protein MNSRPSQRRFTVKAKVLFPVVTIMVVLVVSLLCIANHRMTAQVQAEAGRRLATARAVFSNSQRIRAKHLLMRFSNIVNEPRIEAASQLGEPKTMLHQLNELVGEVDADMITYTSANGRPLASVHRDPELNLTEFESTASSSIRKALEGQPNVDTISVSARLFDVVSVPISVSDHLVGVLTIGTEIGDAVAHDFQQLTHSEIALFTHGRVAASTLSNLPIHDQFVATLGNHFPIAGTPQEVLLGGEHYLAMAGRFPSLSGDERLGYVLYSSYEQPLAALRATQRVLLLLGVLVIALSTAVVWVLIGRITRPLRQLREMAERVGRGDFSQRVDIETRDECGELAVAFNQMTGNLKTSLDELEKTVENLKNTKAQLTQSEKLSVIGEFVAGVAHELNNPLASVYGFAQMLQRPGVMEGGKHSHYLDRVLRESQRCHKIVQNLLSFARQSTPERKRINLDDLVRSALEILQYQLHTGNIEVVTDLDGSSHDVVGDSHQLQQVFVNIINNSRQAMESHASNGILRISTRVLDGRAGVSFADNGPGISPENMEKIFTPFFTTKEPGKGTGLGLSLCYGIVTEHGGALRVSSTLGQGATFVVDLPVAENAGPSGVETSETVAIVSSAPGNSGKRVLVVDDEEALRDLISDVLVAEQYDVDTASDGEAALRKTRSARYDLILCDWKMPGLNGLDFYQQLKTTNPETASHFIFLTGDVVGAQKALGTQASCWLPKPFSLDELRGAVNRVAVAV, encoded by the coding sequence ATGAACAGCAGGCCATCACAACGACGATTCACGGTTAAGGCAAAGGTGCTCTTTCCCGTTGTCACCATTATGGTGGTGCTTGTCGTCAGCCTGCTGTGCATTGCCAACCACCGCATGACCGCCCAGGTCCAGGCCGAGGCTGGGCGACGCCTTGCGACTGCCCGCGCGGTTTTTTCAAATTCGCAAAGGATTCGTGCCAAGCATCTGCTGATGCGTTTCAGCAATATCGTCAACGAACCGCGCATCGAAGCGGCGTCGCAGCTTGGCGAGCCCAAGACAATGCTTCACCAACTCAACGAGTTGGTCGGCGAAGTCGACGCGGATATGATCACCTACACCTCGGCGAACGGTCGTCCTCTCGCCAGTGTCCATCGCGACCCGGAATTGAATTTAACGGAATTTGAATCGACCGCGTCCTCATCCATCCGCAAAGCGCTGGAAGGCCAGCCGAACGTGGATACCATCAGCGTGAGCGCAAGGTTGTTCGACGTTGTTTCGGTTCCCATAAGCGTTAGTGACCACCTCGTAGGTGTGCTGACCATCGGGACAGAAATTGGTGACGCAGTGGCCCACGATTTCCAACAACTCACACACAGCGAAATCGCGTTATTCACGCACGGGCGCGTGGCCGCGTCCACGCTTTCCAATCTCCCAATACACGACCAATTCGTCGCGACGCTCGGCAATCATTTTCCGATTGCGGGCACGCCACAAGAGGTCCTCCTTGGCGGCGAGCATTACCTCGCCATGGCGGGCCGGTTCCCCTCCCTCAGTGGTGACGAACGGCTCGGCTACGTCCTTTACTCTTCCTACGAGCAACCCCTGGCAGCCCTGCGCGCAACGCAGCGCGTACTCTTGCTGTTGGGAGTCCTGGTAATCGCGTTGAGCACTGCCGTTGTCTGGGTGTTGATTGGACGCATCACCCGTCCCCTGCGCCAGTTGCGTGAGATGGCCGAGCGGGTGGGTCGTGGCGATTTCTCACAGCGTGTGGACATCGAGACGCGCGACGAATGTGGCGAACTCGCCGTAGCATTCAATCAAATGACCGGCAACCTGAAGACATCCCTGGACGAATTGGAGAAAACCGTTGAGAACCTGAAGAACACCAAGGCGCAGTTGACGCAAAGCGAGAAACTATCCGTGATCGGCGAGTTCGTGGCGGGGGTCGCACACGAACTAAATAACCCGCTGGCTTCCGTGTACGGGTTCGCCCAGATGCTGCAGCGTCCCGGCGTGATGGAGGGTGGGAAACACAGTCACTACCTGGATCGCGTCTTGCGGGAATCACAGCGCTGCCACAAGATCGTTCAAAACCTGCTCAGCTTCGCGCGACAAAGTACGCCGGAGCGGAAGCGAATCAACCTGGACGATCTCGTGCGCTCTGCACTGGAGATCCTTCAATACCAGTTGCATACCGGTAATATCGAGGTTGTCACCGATCTGGATGGATCTTCACACGATGTGGTCGGTGATTCCCATCAACTCCAGCAGGTCTTCGTCAACATCATCAACAACTCACGACAGGCGATGGAGTCGCATGCTTCCAACGGAATACTGCGCATTTCGACCCGGGTCCTCGATGGTCGGGCTGGCGTTTCATTTGCAGATAACGGGCCGGGAATCTCCCCGGAAAACATGGAAAAGATTTTCACCCCATTTTTTACGACCAAGGAACCGGGCAAAGGTACAGGGCTCGGCCTGAGCCTGTGCTATGGCATCGTCACGGAACATGGTGGCGCACTCCGAGTGAGCAGCACCCTGGGCCAGGGAGCCACGTTTGTTGTCGACCTCCCTGTCGCAGAGAACGCGGGACCGTCCGGCGTCGAAACATCGGAAACGGTTGCCATCGTATCGTCGGCGCCCGGGAACTCGGGCAAACGCGTGCTGGTTGTCGATGACGAAGAAGCATTGCGCGACCTGATATCGGACGTGCTGGTGGCCGAGCAGTACGACGTGGATACGGCGTCCGATGGGGAAGCCGCGTTGCGCAAGACCCGGAGCGCGCGCTACGACCTGATCCTCTGTGACTGGAAAATGCCGGGCCTGAATGGGTTGGATTTCTACCAACAACTGAAGACCACCAATCCAGAGACCGCGTCTCATTTCATTTTCCTGACCGGAGATGTCGTGGGCGCGCAGAAAGCCCTTGGCACGCAGGCCAGCTGTTGGCTTCCCAAGCCATTCTCACTGGATGAACTTCGCGGCGCGGTGAACAGGGTTGCTGTCGCCGTGTGA
- a CDS encoding carboxypeptidase regulatory-like domain-containing protein, which yields MKTYQILFLGWLVTTAGVDAGTITGTVSAHGKEGADEDVAGGKYASHKFKFAERVDYSQFHDFVVSIDQTFLEKMAPPAAPLHVVVQKDAAFSPHILPVLVGTTVDWPNHDEIFHNAFSISEAKPFDLGLYKDKVKQVTFDKPGRVDVFCSIHSTMHCIILIFENPYFAMTDANGRFTIPNVPAGTYKLKAWHERLPATTREVTVPEKGEVRVDLTLGITGLPEY from the coding sequence ATGAAAACATACCAGATACTGTTTCTGGGTTGGCTGGTGACGACGGCCGGGGTGGACGCGGGGACGATCACCGGGACCGTGAGCGCGCATGGCAAGGAGGGCGCGGATGAGGATGTGGCGGGCGGGAAGTACGCAAGCCACAAGTTCAAATTCGCGGAACGCGTTGACTATAGCCAGTTCCATGATTTTGTCGTGTCAATCGACCAAACATTTTTGGAGAAGATGGCCCCGCCAGCTGCGCCGTTGCATGTAGTCGTGCAGAAAGACGCGGCATTTTCGCCGCACATTTTGCCCGTTCTGGTGGGTACCACGGTGGATTGGCCGAATCACGACGAGATCTTCCACAATGCTTTTTCAATTTCGGAGGCGAAACCATTCGATCTGGGTCTTTATAAAGACAAGGTCAAGCAAGTGACCTTCGACAAGCCCGGTCGTGTTGACGTGTTCTGTTCCATCCACTCGACGATGCACTGCATCATCCTGATATTTGAAAATCCTTATTTCGCAATGACGGACGCGAACGGCCGCTTCACGATTCCAAACGTACCCGCGGGAACCTACAAACTAAAAGCCTGGCATGAACGCCTGCCCGCCACGACGAGGGAAGTCACGGTCCCTGAAAAAGGGGAGGTCAGAGTCGATCTGACTCTCGGCATTACCGGCCTGCCAGAATACTGA
- the ilvN gene encoding acetolactate synthase small subunit — MRHTLSVLVENKFGVLTRISGLFSGRGFNIDTLNVAPTQDPTQSRMTIVVKGDDTVLEQVTKQLNKLVDVIKVQDFPEGEYVDRELVLIKVNADNKTRSELMQICDIFRAKIVDVAHKALTIEITGNESKITKFLELMEPFGVRDITRTGKVAMARK; from the coding sequence ATGAGGCATACCCTTTCAGTCTTGGTCGAGAATAAATTCGGCGTGTTGACCCGCATCTCGGGGCTGTTCAGCGGCCGCGGGTTCAACATCGACACACTCAACGTCGCCCCGACGCAGGACCCGACGCAGTCCCGCATGACCATCGTGGTGAAAGGCGACGATACCGTGCTCGAGCAGGTCACCAAACAACTCAACAAACTCGTCGACGTCATCAAGGTCCAGGATTTCCCGGAAGGCGAGTACGTCGACCGCGAACTCGTCCTCATCAAGGTCAACGCGGACAACAAGACGCGTTCCGAGCTGATGCAGATTTGCGACATTTTCCGCGCGAAGATCGTCGACGTGGCCCATAAGGCCCTGACCATCGAGATCACGGGCAACGAATCAAAGATCACCAAATTTTTGGAATTGATGGAACCGTTCGGCGTCCGCGACATCACGCGCACCGGCAAAGTGGCGATGGCGCGAAAGTGA
- the ilvC gene encoding ketol-acid reductoisomerase: MAAKIYHDKDADLKYLKGKTCAVIGYGSQGHAHSLNLKDSGVKVVVGLYEGSKSAAVAKSQGIEVLSVADAAKAADVIMITIPDTRHGETYRREIAPHLKKGKALGVAHGFSLHFGQIVPPEDVDVFLVAPKGPGHLVRRMYTEGKGVPSLVAIHQDATGKAKQVALAWAKGIGATRAAVFETTIREETETDLFGEQAVLCGGCSELILAGFETLVEAGYAPEMAYFECLHEMKLIVDLIYEAGISGMRFSISDTAKYGDITRGKRIITDETRAEMKKILGEIQSGVFAKEWITENQAGRPVYNALMKRGADHPIEKLGEQIRANFPWMKKRKLSGAQAAY, from the coding sequence ATGGCAGCTAAAATCTATCACGACAAAGATGCAGACCTGAAATACCTCAAGGGCAAAACCTGCGCCGTCATCGGCTACGGCTCGCAAGGCCACGCCCACTCGCTCAACCTAAAGGATAGCGGCGTGAAAGTTGTTGTGGGCCTCTACGAGGGCAGCAAGTCGGCTGCGGTCGCCAAAAGCCAGGGTATCGAGGTCCTTTCCGTCGCCGACGCCGCGAAGGCAGCCGACGTTATCATGATCACGATCCCCGACACGCGCCACGGCGAGACGTACCGCCGTGAGATCGCGCCGCACCTGAAAAAAGGCAAGGCGCTCGGCGTCGCGCACGGTTTCTCGCTGCATTTCGGCCAGATCGTTCCGCCCGAGGATGTCGATGTGTTTCTCGTCGCCCCGAAAGGGCCTGGCCACCTCGTCCGCCGCATGTATACCGAAGGCAAAGGCGTTCCTTCGCTCGTCGCGATCCATCAGGACGCTACCGGCAAGGCCAAGCAGGTCGCGCTCGCGTGGGCCAAGGGTATCGGTGCGACTCGCGCCGCGGTCTTCGAAACCACCATCCGCGAAGAAACCGAGACCGATCTTTTCGGCGAACAGGCCGTCCTCTGCGGCGGTTGCTCGGAATTGATCCTCGCGGGCTTCGAGACGCTCGTCGAAGCCGGTTACGCTCCCGAGATGGCGTATTTTGAATGTCTGCATGAAATGAAACTCATCGTCGATCTCATCTACGAAGCGGGCATCAGCGGCATGCGCTTCTCGATCAGCGACACCGCGAAGTACGGCGATATCACCCGCGGCAAACGCATCATCACTGACGAGACCCGTGCCGAGATGAAGAAAATTCTCGGCGAGATCCAAAGCGGTGTCTTCGCCAAGGAATGGATCACCGAGAACCAGGCGGGCCGCCCCGTTTACAACGCGTTGATGAAGCGCGGCGCCGATCATCCCATCGAGAAACTCGGCGAACAGATCCGCGCCAACTTCCCGTGGATGAAGAAACGCAAACTCAGCGGCGCCCAGGCCGCTTATTGA
- a CDS encoding cupin domain-containing protein: MRKVNTKDIQEYSWSSPKGKFAGAGKGLSEELGRNPKSTDLMKRHPFDVEILRIPAGQTPYPYHSHSAQWEFYHVISGKGVVRHKDGNTDIETGDAFLFQPGEAHQLINNSSVDLVIYVVADNPIGESCHYPDSDKWAVRSPSTRLIRSEALDYYDGEE, encoded by the coding sequence ATGCGCAAGGTCAACACGAAGGACATCCAGGAGTACTCTTGGTCTTCCCCCAAGGGTAAATTCGCCGGCGCGGGGAAAGGCCTTTCGGAAGAACTGGGCCGCAATCCGAAATCGACCGACCTGATGAAGCGGCATCCGTTTGATGTCGAGATCCTCCGCATCCCTGCCGGCCAGACTCCCTACCCCTATCATTCTCACAGCGCGCAATGGGAGTTTTACCACGTCATTTCCGGCAAAGGTGTTGTCCGCCACAAAGACGGCAATACCGACATCGAAACCGGCGACGCCTTCCTCTTCCAGCCGGGCGAAGCGCACCAACTGATCAACAACAGCTCCGTCGATCTCGTCATCTACGTCGTCGCCGACAATCCCATCGGTGAATCCTGTCACTATCCCGACAGCGACAAATGGGCGGTTCGTTCCCCATCTACCAGGCTCATCCGCTCCGAAGCCCTCGATTATTACGACGGCGAAGAATAG
- a CDS encoding zinc ribbon domain-containing protein, producing MFCPHCGIKIQLENANFCSICGFDLSAAPKGDLSKPVPIVHPPSDDQLSPAPTTQPGLSIASTPPATDLKVKQPKKWGWGWYIAAGIFWVGSSNSYKDYGLFCGTEFVNSLQLLGLALLVPLYFWLRNKLLMRKITNQGVRSFVSGLIAWFVAGFLVAAIADIKIRTDAKQLNQDTRSILIRLAPQLEQFKKQDTDLWAAYTPEPTNRNQIQTNISIVNESLSANEAKYVDVANSLHTMSSLVEKKLKECPAIEKQSNGQYSKFAGQLETIATKADRLGRLNQDLLTNLLKYNQGLMQGDPSASTYLNAAQLTRAEVGSADHEYQSLFEEIWGPPPK from the coding sequence ATGTTTTGCCCTCATTGCGGCATTAAAATCCAATTAGAGAATGCGAATTTTTGCTCAATCTGTGGCTTCGACTTGTCTGCAGCTCCCAAAGGTGATCTATCGAAGCCAGTACCAATCGTGCATCCGCCTTCCGACGATCAGCTATCTCCCGCTCCTACAACACAACCTGGTTTGTCAATTGCGTCTACACCTCCCGCAACCGATCTCAAGGTTAAACAGCCGAAGAAATGGGGTTGGGGTTGGTACATTGCAGCGGGGATATTTTGGGTTGGAAGCAGCAATTCCTATAAAGATTATGGGCTTTTTTGCGGTACTGAATTTGTAAATTCTCTTCAACTACTGGGCTTGGCCCTTCTCGTGCCACTGTATTTTTGGCTTCGGAACAAACTTCTAATGCGTAAAATCACCAATCAAGGCGTTCGCTCTTTTGTGTCGGGTCTCATCGCTTGGTTTGTAGCCGGGTTTCTGGTAGCCGCGATTGCAGACATCAAGATCCGAACAGATGCAAAACAATTAAATCAAGATACAAGATCAATTCTGATCAGACTCGCGCCGCAGTTAGAACAGTTCAAAAAACAAGACACTGATTTGTGGGCGGCATATACTCCGGAACCAACTAACAGGAATCAGATTCAAACGAACATCTCTATTGTAAACGAGTCTTTGTCGGCCAATGAAGCTAAGTATGTAGATGTCGCAAACTCTCTTCATACAATGTCCTCTCTGGTCGAAAAAAAGCTGAAAGAATGCCCAGCCATTGAAAAACAATCTAACGGACAGTATTCCAAATTCGCTGGTCAACTCGAAACCATTGCTACAAAAGCCGACCGTCTCGGGCGACTGAATCAGGACTTGCTAACCAATCTCCTGAAGTACAATCAGGGCTTAATGCAAGGCGATCCCTCAGCAAGTACTTATTTGAACGCCGCTCAATTGACAAGGGCAGAGGTGGGTTCAGCTGATCACGAGTATCAATCCCTATTCGAGGAGATTTGGGGGCCGCCACCTAAATGA
- a CDS encoding 2-isopropylmalate synthase produces MSEHILIFDTTLRDGEQCPGASMNIREKLEVARQLARLRVDIIEAGFPIASDGDFEAVKAIASEVQGPRIAGLARCVDKDIDRAAEAVKPAGDRARIHVFLATSAIHREFKLKMAQDEILKRAVEGVKRALSHCKDVEFSPEDASRTEPEFLAEVTQAVIAAGARTVNIPDTVGYAAPHQFGALIKHLYDHVPNIKNAIISVHCHNDLGLAVANSLAAIQNGARQIECTINGIGERAGNASLEEIVMALKVRHDAFSGYQTNVDSSQIYRSSRLVSHMTGMVVQRNKAIVGDNAFAHEAGIHQHGMMANRETYEIMRAEDVGRSSELTWGKHMGHHAVSKKLEEMGYKLSEEEVRRITDQIKTLADKKKQVYDEDVTAIVEGQFTEVPQVWKLGYLSVMTGEIPTASLRLIRADKQEPIADAGTGDGPIDAMLKTIDRITGLKGSLSDYSVNSVTRGKDAIGEVTVRVHFNGDAGRVVTGKGSSTDIIEASALAYLNALNRYLFEQRRTAETEKPTL; encoded by the coding sequence ATGAGTGAGCACATATTGATATTCGACACCACGTTGCGCGACGGCGAGCAATGCCCCGGCGCGTCGATGAACATTCGCGAGAAACTCGAGGTCGCGCGGCAGCTCGCGCGCTTGCGGGTGGACATCATCGAGGCGGGCTTCCCCATCGCCAGCGACGGCGATTTCGAGGCCGTGAAAGCCATCGCCAGCGAGGTCCAAGGTCCGCGCATCGCCGGCTTGGCGCGTTGTGTCGATAAGGACATCGACCGCGCCGCCGAAGCCGTGAAACCGGCGGGCGACCGCGCCCGCATTCACGTATTCCTCGCCACCAGCGCCATCCATCGCGAATTCAAACTCAAGATGGCCCAAGACGAAATCCTCAAGCGCGCCGTGGAAGGTGTGAAACGCGCGCTCAGTCACTGTAAAGACGTGGAATTTTCACCCGAAGACGCGTCCCGCACGGAGCCCGAGTTCTTGGCCGAAGTGACCCAAGCCGTCATCGCGGCGGGCGCCAGAACGGTCAACATCCCCGACACCGTCGGCTACGCCGCGCCGCACCAGTTCGGTGCGCTCATCAAGCACCTCTACGATCACGTCCCCAACATCAAGAACGCCATCATCAGCGTCCATTGCCACAACGACCTCGGCCTCGCCGTCGCCAACTCGCTCGCCGCGATCCAGAACGGCGCGCGTCAAATCGAGTGCACGATCAACGGTATCGGCGAACGCGCGGGCAACGCCTCGCTCGAAGAAATCGTTATGGCCCTCAAGGTGCGCCACGACGCGTTCAGCGGCTATCAGACGAACGTCGACAGCTCGCAGATCTATCGCAGCAGCCGTCTCGTCTCGCATATGACCGGCATGGTCGTGCAGCGCAATAAGGCCATCGTCGGCGACAACGCGTTCGCCCACGAAGCCGGCATCCACCAGCACGGCATGATGGCCAACCGCGAGACCTACGAAATCATGCGCGCCGAGGACGTGGGCCGCTCCAGCGAACTCACCTGGGGCAAGCACATGGGCCATCACGCGGTCAGCAAAAAGCTCGAAGAGATGGGCTACAAACTCAGCGAAGAGGAAGTCCGCCGCATCACCGACCAGATCAAGACGCTCGCCGACAAGAAGAAGCAGGTGTACGACGAAGACGTCACGGCTATCGTCGAAGGCCAGTTTACCGAAGTGCCGCAGGTCTGGAAACTGGGCTACCTCAGCGTCATGACCGGTGAAATCCCGACCGCCTCGTTGCGCCTCATCCGCGCCGACAAACAGGAACCGATTGCCGACGCCGGCACCGGCGACGGCCCGATCGACGCGATGCTCAAGACCATCGACCGCATCACCGGCCTCAAAGGCAGTCTCAGTGATTACAGCGTCAACAGCGTCACCCGCGGCAAGGACGCCATCGGCGAGGTTACCGTACGCGTTCACTTCAACGGTGATGCCGGCCGCGTTGTCACCGGCAAAGGCTCTTCAACCGACATCATCGAAGCCAGCGCCCTCGCCTACTTGAATGCCCTCAACCGCTACCTTTTCGAGCAACGCCGCACCGCCGAAACTGAAAAGCCGACGCTGTGA
- a CDS encoding phytanoyl-CoA dioxygenase family protein: protein MVPTVLDAKVVNDLLALMQDAQLGGGRRNVLADFAEVQSAAHSPEVRSIVESILGPDAFAVRGLFFDKNPQANWMVGWHQDRTIAVRERHETPGFTLWTIKSGVHHVQPPVSILKEMLTIRLHLDETDESNGPLRVIPGSHHAGLIPEEDAEIWVNRCNPVICSVERGGAVVMRPLLLHASSKATNPSHRRVLHIEFASQPLPGKLNWAFKA from the coding sequence GTGGTCCCGACCGTCCTTGATGCAAAGGTCGTGAACGATTTGCTCGCGCTCATGCAGGATGCCCAATTGGGTGGCGGTCGCCGTAATGTGCTGGCGGACTTTGCTGAAGTACAATCTGCGGCGCATTCACCTGAGGTTCGTTCCATCGTTGAATCCATCCTGGGCCCGGATGCGTTTGCGGTGCGTGGGCTGTTCTTCGACAAGAATCCGCAGGCAAATTGGATGGTTGGGTGGCATCAAGACCGCACTATTGCGGTGCGCGAGCGACACGAAACGCCCGGCTTCACACTGTGGACTATCAAATCTGGCGTCCACCACGTCCAACCGCCGGTTTCTATTTTGAAAGAAATGCTCACGATACGTTTGCACTTGGACGAAACCGACGAATCGAACGGGCCACTTCGTGTTATTCCGGGTTCGCACCATGCTGGCCTTATTCCCGAAGAAGATGCCGAAATTTGGGTCAATCGATGCAATCCTGTGATATGTTCAGTCGAACGCGGCGGCGCCGTCGTGATGCGGCCGCTGCTTCTACACGCCTCTTCAAAGGCCACAAACCCGTCACACCGCCGCGTCCTGCATATCGAGTTTGCCTCCCAACCCCTGCCCGGCAAACTCAACTGGGCGTTTAAAGCCTAG
- a CDS encoding BtpA/SgcQ family protein, producing the protein MSVPFRPKRRFVIGVIHLQPLPGSPKWGGNLKSVIDHALVDARAYERGGVDAIIVENFGDAPFTKASVDPETIAAMSAAGSSIHAITRLPLGFNVLRNDARAALALCAACGGSFIRVNVHTGAMLTDQGIIEGNAYETVRYRERICPAVSIFADVHVKHAVPLGNFEIEDSARDTLERGLADALIISGTGTGVAADITDVQRVRRTCPNAKILLGSGITLGNVREFLRHADGVIVGTSVKKGGKLFHPVDPRRVAALVKAAHAG; encoded by the coding sequence ATGAGCGTGCCCTTTCGTCCCAAACGTAGATTTGTCATCGGCGTAATCCATCTTCAACCCCTCCCCGGCTCCCCCAAATGGGGCGGCAACCTCAAGTCGGTCATCGACCATGCCCTCGTTGACGCACGGGCCTATGAACGCGGCGGGGTGGATGCGATTATCGTCGAGAACTTCGGCGATGCGCCATTCACCAAGGCCAGTGTCGATCCCGAGACGATTGCCGCGATGTCGGCGGCGGGCTCCTCGATACATGCCATAACCCGCTTGCCGCTGGGCTTTAATGTTCTCCGCAACGATGCCCGCGCCGCGCTGGCGCTATGTGCGGCGTGCGGCGGCAGCTTCATCCGCGTCAACGTCCACACCGGCGCGATGCTTACCGATCAGGGCATCATCGAAGGCAACGCGTACGAAACGGTCCGCTACCGCGAACGGATTTGCCCGGCGGTGTCCATTTTTGCCGACGTGCACGTGAAGCACGCGGTACCGCTCGGGAACTTCGAGATCGAAGACTCAGCGCGCGATACGCTGGAACGCGGCCTGGCCGACGCGCTCATTATTTCGGGAACGGGCACCGGTGTCGCGGCGGACATTACCGACGTCCAACGGGTGCGCCGTACCTGCCCGAACGCGAAGATTCTGCTCGGCAGCGGCATCACCCTCGGCAACGTCCGCGAGTTTCTTCGCCACGCCGATGGAGTCATTGTCGGTACATCAGTGAAGAAGGGCGGCAAACTCTTCCATCCCGTCGATCCCCGTCGGGTGGCTGCGCTGGTCAAAGCGGCCCACGCTGGATAG